CTCATCTCCTGTGTTGTGTAGatgtctacactgccctgcagctagccagctagctaacgtccaccgttagctagtccaccgtctaccgattagcagcacaactattacactcaaccgaacgacttgattagtgtagtgttagctagctacatagttgtctttgctgtcttcgtacccaagataattgtgtagtttagagtgtgtagttttatgtcgtccttaacataggagactctgctagctagccaacagctagccaacgtctaccgaacagaacttctgcactcaacaatccggtcgcatttcgcttcgctccacaggtagtatcacatttttcatttcatttcattacagtacaacggcttgatttgtttgatcgtagctagctacatagctagctacacagccgtctttgtatcaaagataattgtgtagtctagagcgacttcctaggttagttagccagctattgtcgttcttttaacgcaacgtaacgtaatcaacactgctagctagcctgctagctagccagctagccccgaatagcagcacagtagaaactattacactcaacggaacgacttgattagtgtcaactagcctacttagtcaacaacgcagcctctgccagctagcctacttcagcagtactgtatcattttaatcattttagtcaataagattcttgctacgtaagcttaactctctgaacactcgtgacgtgtagtccacttgtcattccaatctcctttgcattagcgtagctctctgtgtagcctgtcaactatgtgtctgtctatccctgttctctcctctctgcacagaccatacaaacgctccacaccgcgtggccgcgccaccctaatctggtggtcccagcgcacgacccacgtggagttccaggtctccggtagcctctggaactgccgatctgcggccaacaaggcagagttcatccagcctatgtctccctccagtcctcgacttcttggcactgacggaaacatggatcaccacagacaacactgctactcctactgctctctcttcgtctgcccacgtgttctcgcacaccccgagagcttctggtcagcggggtggtggcaccgggatcctcatctctcccaagtggtcattctctctttctcccttacccatctgtctatcgcctcctttgaattccatgctgtcacagttaccagccctttcaagcttaacatccttatcatttatcgccctccaggttcctcggagagttcatcaatgagcttgatgccttgataagctcctttcctgaggacggctcacctctcacagttctgggcgactttaacctccccacgcctacctttgactcattcctctctgcctccttctttccactcctctcctctttgacctcaccctctcaccttcccccctactcacaaggcaggaaatacgctcgacctcatctttactagatgctgttcttccactaacctcattgcaactcctccaagtctccgaccactaccttgtatccttttccctctcgctctcatccaacacttcccacactgcccctacggatggtatcgcgccgtcccaaccttcgctctctctccccgctactctctcctcttccatcctatcatctcttccctctgctcaaaccttctccaacctatctcctgattctgcctcctcaaccctcctctcctccctttctgcatcctttgactctctatgtcccctatcctccaggccggctcggtcctccctcccgctccgtggctcgacgactcattgcgagctcacagaacagggctccgggcagccgagcggaaatggaggaaaaccgcccctgcggacctgacatcctttcactccctcctctctacattttcctcttctctctctgctgctaaagccactttctaccactctaaattccaagcatctgcctctaaccctaggaagctctttgcaaccttctcctccctcctgaatcctcctccccccccccccctcctccctctctgcagatgacttcgtcaaccattttgaaaagaaggtcgacgacatccgatcctcgtttgctaagtcaaacgacaccgctggttctgctcacactgccctaccctgtgctctgacctctttctcccctctctctccagatgaaatctcgcgccttgtgacggccggccgcccaacaacctgcccgcttgaccctatcccctcctctcttctccagaccatttccggagaccttctccttacctcacctcgctcatcaactcatccctgaccgctggctacgtcccttccgtcttcaagagagcgagagttgcaccccttctgaaaaacctacactcgatccctccgatgtcaacaactacagaccagtatcccttctttcttttctctccaaaactcttgaacgtgccgtccttggccagctctcccgctatctctctcagaatgaccttcttgatccaaatcagtcaggtttcaagactagtcattcaactgagactgctcttctctgtatcacggaggcgctccgcactgctaaagctaactctctctcctctgctctcatccttctagacctatcggctgccttcgatactgtgaaccatcagatcctcctctccacccctctccgagttgggcatctccggcgcggcccacgcttgattgcgtcctacctgacaggtcgctcctaccaggtggcgtggcgagaatccgtctccacaccacgtgctcaccactggtgtcccccagggctctgttctaggccctctcctattctcgctatacaccaagtcacttggctctgtcataacctcacatggtctctcctatcattgctatgcagacgacacacaattaatcttctcctttccccttctgatgaccaggtggcgaatcgcatctctgcatgtctggcagacatatcagtgtggatgacggatcaccacctcaagctgaacctcggcaagacggagctgctcttcctcccgggaaggactgcccgctccatgatctcgccatcacggttgacaactccattgtgtcctcctcccagagcgctaagaaccttggcgtgatcctggacaacaccctgtcgttctcaactaacatcaaggcggtggcccgttcctgtaggttcatgctctacaacatccgcagagtacgaccctgcctcacacaggaagcggcgcaggtcctaatccaggcacttgtcatctcccgtctggattactgcaactcgctgttggctgggctccctgcctgtgccattaaacccctacaactcatccagaacgccgcagcccgtctggtgttcaaccttcccaagttctctcacgtcaccccgctcctccgctcctccactggcttccagttgaagctcgcatccgctacaagaccatggtgcttgccacggagctgtgaggggaacggcacctcagtacctccaggctctgatcaggccctacacccaaacaagggcactgcgttcatccacctctggcctgctcgcctccctaccactgaggaagtacagttcccgctcagcccagtcaaaactgttcgctgctctggcccccaatggtggaacaaactcctcacgacgccaggacagcggagtcaatcaccaccttccggagacacctgaaaccccacctctttaaggaatacctaggataggataaagtcatCTTGTCACCTTTTATGTGAAGACGAACTTGTATCTGCGCTAACGTTATGTTAATTTGTCTCATTTTAAAAACACTCGTAACACAGGTCAAGTGAGCCATAATATGGTGTCGGTTTCACAGTTGTTTCGTCTACTCACGTCAATGAAGGAGGCGTTGACATAGTCCgtgttctcctcccctctcttgaCTGGGATGATCACTCTGTTGAACTCATCTACGAGACACCAACAAACAGGTTACATTACATGGAGTTATGTGACCGACGAGGTTTGAATACCAGACTGCATTAATCTGTGGAGCTAAAGCCTAGGAATTAGCTCAGGGAGGTTTGGAGCCGTGACTCACATGGGATGATCTGGAGAACTCGGTTCTTCTTCATGTTAGCTGGCAGGTTGCCTGTTCTCATCTTGTCGTTCTGGATCTTGATGGAAGTCAGCTTCTGTGTGGGGAGACAAAACCACTGGCTTGGCTCTCACACTCAGGAGAAAAAACACAACTAACAATTTAGCTCTCAGAGTGCTACTTCAATGGTTTAGATCTGGGTCATATTCATTGGTCAACACCAAAGCAAAACATGTGGCAaggaaaacaaaaacattttcaggattttcaggtagtccctccctgtttcaattTCAATGTATCAATTTCTTCCGCTTGGTGCTAAATAAATATGATCCAGAGTCAAACGGATAGGCTGTCAAACATTTAAGCGTAGCTGAAGTGAGCTTGCTTAAGCTTtgtacttttgggactattccattagTTCCATTGTACCAGGCAAACTAAATCACCTTGAACTCCGCTTCCATGCCCCCACAGCCGGCGGCGGAGGGGGCGTAGAGCTTGGCCAGGTGGGACTCCAGGGAGGTCACCTCCAGCTCGGTGTCCCCATACAGATAGTGCTCCAGCATGGCCTGGAAGATGAACACGTACTGCAtctgtggagagggagggggaatagagagagggtggagaagagataaagagagagggggaggagagagagggggggtgagagagaaagagggggggtaGGGGGGATAGAGAGTGGGTGAAAGAGAAAATCGCTAAGACTTTTAGTGCATTTGTGATGCCCATATCATACATCCAGAAGAGGAGTCagatgacaacacaacataaatgGGAAATAACCACATACCCTGAACACTGCCAGTattgagatttgaatggaaaccTGTTCATATAGTATATTGATATGAGTGTGTGATCTATTTCAGGTGAAGGTAATGTGGTCTTAGTCAGGTCAGGGTAATAATGTTATGTGATCTTGTTGTGATCTTGTGTTAGTCAGGGTTATAATGTTATGCGATTTTGTTGCAGTCTGAGTACTTTGTGGTCTTGTGTTGGTCAGGGTACTAATGAGTAATGGTTTGGGTCAAGGGTAAAAATGTGTACTGGATTGAGTCAGGGTACTAATGAGTACAGGTTTGAGTCAGGGTAATAATGAGTACTGGTTTGGGTCAGGGTAATAATGAGTACTGGTTTGGGTCAGGGTAATAATGAGTACTGGTTTGGGTCAGGGTAATAATGAGTACTGGTTTGGGTCAGGGTAATAATGAGTACTGGTTTGGGTCAGGGTAATAATGAGTACTGGTTTGGGTCAGGGTAATAATGAGTACTGGTTTGGGTCAGGGTAATAATGAGTACTGGTGTGGGTCAGGGTAATAATGAGTACTGGTTTGGGTCAGGGTAATAATGAGTACTGGTTTGGGTCAGGGTAATAATGAGTACTGGTTTGGGTCAGGGTAATAATGAGTACTGGTGTGGGTCAGGGTAATAATGAGTACTGGTTTGGGTCAGGGTAATGTTGTGGTTAGTGCTTGTTGCGGTCAGTTCAACTTACGTCTGTCTGGACCATTTGGCAGCGCTGGGCTCTGATACGTGTGACAAAGCCAAAGACGTCCACCTTTCTCTCGGTGTTCATCATGTCCAACATGGCATCTATCACTATGAAGGTACCTGTCCTCCCCACCCCCgcactgacacacagacagagagggagagacagacaggcagacggagagagagagtcagaaaagAGCACGCACATAAAGATAGTATGTGGTATGTGACTGAACCTAGGGCATGTTAGCCCACCAAGCTTAAGCCTAGGCATTAGCTTGGCATCTAAGCGTCACAGAACCacctacaccaataacacactcaCCTGCAGTGGACCACGATGGGGCCAGCGTACTGGGGGTTGCAGGTTTTGACCTTCTTGAGGAACTTGAGCATGCCGATGGGCGTGAAGGGGACGCCAAAGTCTGGCCAGCTGGTGAAGTGGAACTGGGTCACCAGCCGCTGAGGCTTCttaccccccacatcccccacctagagagagcgagaggtagagaaggaggggtgtagatgtagagacagagacaccatTAGTTTAACTGTTTTGGAACATTATTCAAGACTAATGTTATCTTCAAattattttttgtttttacattttcaCATGAGCTTTGCCATCACCTGCTTGGTGTACATCCATATCACATGGGTTtgatagatggtgttgtgagaggagaaaacaaaacaagaaaaagagaggggaaagagaacagtccccgaggagaaagaggtgagaagacAAGTccagagaagacaggagaaggagagaggaaaagggaagaGCAGGGTACCTGTTGGATGCAGAACTTGCGGATGGTGTAGTCCACCAGCACCATCATGTCCTCCACAGAGACCCGGATGTTGCCGTAGGTCCAGCAGCCCTGGTCTGGCCAGTACTGGGCACACTTacactgagacacacagagagattgcCGCTGTATGGATTTCTTTCAAATGAAAAGAAACAAACACTCATAGTTGTACATTCATATGCCTTTTCACATTGCAAATTTGACATGCTTAACATACCCAATCTTCGTCATATAGCAACTACTATGAAAGACCTAGTAAAGGTCTGTTCAGAAGGGTGGAACATTACACAACAGTTCCAATAGATTTTGTACTGTGAAGAACATATTTTAAATGCATTTCATGTTGAGTAGGCAGTTGTGTCAATTGTTTTAATGAACTTTCTATCTGCAAAATTCTGAACCTTCCTGAACACACCTGTTGTCACCCCTCCCCcgctcttccctccttctcccctaccTCTTTTCTTTCCTTCAGGTTGGTCACCATGACAATGGTGGCTGTGTTCTGTTCCCAGATCATTCTCCAGAAGTCGTTCACCGTCTCCTCCTTTGgccctgagagagaggagacagaatatATTATAATCCACTGTTTATTATCATCATTGATTTAATAAGTTCCTATATGTTTGCACAGGCAATGATATATGTGGTAATATTAACATGGCAATCACCACATTAGCCTATCCCGGTGGCTAGAGTAGCCTCTTTACCTTGAGCTGCAATGAACTTGTTCTTCTCTTGGTAACCCTGTGAACAAGAGGAAGGCAGAAGAGGAAGAGTGTGAGAAAAATGTTTGATCGCTGAATAGGTGTAATGACTGTGTCTGTAATGTTAGGTAATGTTCTGCTGTATCATCGATGTTTAATGACCAGGTCTTGCATTGTTAGGTAATGTTCTGATGTTTAATGACCAGGTCTTGCATTGTTAGGTAATGTTCTGATGTATCATCAATGTTTAATGACCAGGTCTTGCATTGTTAGGTAATGTTCTGATGTATCATCAATGTTTAATGACCAGGTCTTGCATTGTTAGGTAATGTTCTGATGTATCATCAATGTTTAATGACCAGGTCTTGCATTGTTAGGTAATGTTCTGCTGTATCATCAATGTTTAATGACCAGGTCTTGCATTGTTAGGTAATGTTCTGCTGTATCGTCGATGTTTAATGACCTTGTCTTGCATTGTTAGGTAATGTTCTGATGTATCATCAATGTTTAATGACCTTGTCTTGCATTGTTAGGTAATGTTCTGATGTATCATCAATGTTTAATGACCAGGTCTTGCATTGTTAGGTAATGTTCTGATGTATCATCAATGTTTAATAGGTCTTGCATTTTAGGTAATGTTCTGCTGTATTGATGTTTAATGTTTCATTGTTACTTCATGTGTTTAATGACCTTGTCGTGCATTGTTAGGTAATGTTCTGCTGTATCATCTACAAATGATTGATTATTTTATTTTGCATTTAGCGTGGGACCTGCGTTCTACAAAtgaattattttattttgtaaaaaaagagagaaagaacaaaggagagagagggacggagagcgAGAGTGATGAAAAAGACTATTCTAAGGcaaccttttatttatttattttaccaggaAGTTAAATTAAGGTCAAAAGACCTCTTTtacaagggagacctggccaaggAGTAGCTAAAAAAACAATTCAGAGCCTGTCATTGATGCCAATGGCTTGTGGCGTCACTCACGTTGATGAAGGATGCGTTAATGAAGTCGGAGTCTGGAACTCCCTCTAGTGATGACAAATGCACCCTGGAGTGATCATCTGAAACACAACAGAACCTTGATTAACTGAATGGCCAGCCTGTTTTAAAGGAGCTACATGTAAcatttacactaccgttcaaaagtttggggtcacttagaaatgtccttgttttttaaaaagaaaagcacattttttgtccattaaaataacatcaaattgatcagaaatacagtgtagacattgctaatgtcCATTAGaagcccattatcagtaaccatccctcctgtgttccaatggcacgttgtgttagctaatccaagtttataatttaaaaaaggctaattgatcattagaaaaccctttagcaattatgttagcttagctgaaaactgttgttctgattaaagaagaaataaaactggccttctttagactagttgagtatctggagcatcagcatttgtgggttcgattacaggctcaaaatggacagaaacaaataactttcttctgaaagtaTTACGTCTTTGCAAATGGTAAGAAGCCACCATGAGATGTTAGGCATTATTAAGCAGTGTCCTTAAAAAAAAGAATTATGGCTAAAATATTAAATGTAGCTCATTTAAAGTCTGTTCCAGGAAGAGTAGTATGACAGACTAGTGCCCGATTCAGACTATTGGGCCGAACTGATCCAAGCTATACTGGCGGTGTTACACATCCGCCATAGATGCTGGAACAGTGCTGGAAAGGAAACATACAAGCCAGCACAGTACGTTCCCAAAGGTTGAATCAGGCTTTAGCGCCATGTTGAGGACTCACATGGCAGGATGTTGACGTAGCGGTTTTTGTCCTTGTTCTCCTCTTTAGAGGCCGCGTCGCACGACGCCTGAATGGGACACACCGGCAGCGCCTGGACACAGAGCGcattagacacacagacaggtaacagTGATATTAGCTGAATTCCCAGTGATGCGTTTCTATGGGTGATATTCTTATTCCCAAAACCAGCCCTGCTGGATATACGAAAATAAAGCAAACAAGGGAAGAACGGGGAAGGGAATTAGGATGTATTGGAACACAGCCATAGGCTCTGTGTAAGTTAGTACCTCTCCAATCTGAGTCAGTAGCTAGAATCACAAACATAGAGGGTTCTAGTTGCAAGTACGATCTGCCCATTGTCCTGATATGGCCCATAGACGACTaaaatgtgtgtgtataaatgtaaatgtgtgagtACGTGTGAGAGTATGagaatatatatatgtgtgtatgtgcgtgcgtgcataaGGACTTCATACGTTGAACTCCTCCCGGAAGAGCTTGTTGTCGTCAGCCATGCGACGAttcatctcctcctccagctTGTCGACAACAAGGGGAGGGTACTTCCTGTTGGTGCTGGGTGAACGGGCCAATAGTGGCACACTCTGGAGCTCTGCGAGAGCAGGAagcaggaagggagggaagagggggaaagagaggagggaaggaatgGGAGGAGAAAAATGGGTTGAGAGAGTTCcacaggagatagacagagacagaaagatagacaTAAACCCTTTGTTGTGACACTGCCAACAATAAATTATACAAATACAATTAATTATATGCACTATACATAGTATTTCAATAATTTTTACAGTAAAATACAATAACAAAAACCTGTTGTAAGAGCCAGATAGTGACACATTCACCAACCAATGATTATAAACTAAATCAATACACTGTagaaaaatatattatatattacatgTCCTAAACATTACATTCCAATCTGCACACGCAATGTCTCCAAACTGACTGTCTGTTCTGTAACAAAAGCCCACAAGGGGGCGCTGTAAACCAATCCAACGCTGCTACTGAACCGCAAGTGGAACAACAGCATAGGCCGAGAACCAGTAAATGACTACAAAACCAATGTGATCTTATCCAAACAGAGAACAATGCAGAAAGTTGGCTATGATATAGATTACAAGTCCCTGTAAGTGTGCTACCACAGGCAAAACGTGTGTTCACACAACTACAGTGATTTTACCTGTATCGTCTGATCTACCGTTGGTCAGCCTGAAGGAGTTGGAATGGCTGCCGGCCTGCTTGTACTTCTTAAACCTGTCAATCACACGACATGCATGAATAGATATATCCAGAATGACACACCCTGCCATTGCCATGGTAACTTCTGTAACACTTAGTTCATCAATAGTCCTCAATAgggtgtgagtgagtgtatgaaAGGTGACAAGAAAGCCATTTCCTGCTCTGCCCTTTAAAAATGGTAATGAATTGTGTGAGTAGGTTTGTGTGTACAAGACAGTTAGCATTTTACGTGGGTCTCATGTCTCAATATTGTAATGCTCTACACACTTTTCTTTTCAGTTTAAATATGCCAGGCTGAGATGAGGCTGAAGACACTTCTGTCAGGCAGAAAACCAGGGATGTATTCATTATGGCGCACCATAGCAAAACATAGTACTTGTTTCTTTTTGGACAAAACAAGCATTTttcattggacaagttcagggaGCCCTCCCGGTGTCAGTCCGTTTTTCTCTTTGGTGCCTCATGAACAGGACCCAGGGGCGAGTCCCCCTAAAGCTTCGTAGCTAATGTGGCACTATTTTCACCCTGACGTAGAGTATAGACCCAGGCCCCTTGCAGAACAGCAAAATGTTTAATTTTGAGAACTTTGCTCGCTTCAAACGAAGAAGATGGATTGTCAAACATAAGATTTAACCATTCTGACTCTCTCACTGCTGTGGGGCATGGTCGTCATTTTAGCCACAAAGCTTTCAGGGAACCCACCCCATGGTTGTGTTCAGCAGGGAGACAACATTTGAAAAGGACAGGTACAATCTGAACTCAGCCAAGGTACAAGCTGAACTCAGCCAAGGTACTAGCTGAACTCAGCCAAGGTACTAGCTGAACTCAGCCAAGGTACTAGCTGAACTCAGCCAAGGTACTAGCTGAACTCAGCCAAGGTACTAGCTGAACTCTCACTCACTTTGTTGAAAATTGTTTTGTTACCGTGTGCTCTAATGAACAGGAACCAGGTGAGCAGTGTGGGTCCGAGTTAGCGGTGTGGGTCAGGGTTAGCGGTGTGGGTCAGGGTTAGCGGCGTGGGTGGTTTTTacctgagtgagtgactgacctgaGCATgtagaggatgatgatgatgaagacaaTGACGAGCAGGGACGACAGAGCCACCATCACCGCAATGATGGGTGTGTcatctgagagagacaggagagagataatTCACAACATATTTTAAAAGTGTATCTATCCATTGTACAATGACTACTTGTCTTATGTTGGTCACATTACAAGACTCAATGGGAGCAGCACAGGGTCAGCCTCAGAGCAGCGCCCCTGGAGCACATTGCCTCGCACAAGGGCACAACGGTAGTAGGTGGCGGCCGGGCACAAGAGACACCAGAAACCCCCTGGTTGCCGGTTCACTAGCCTACATTTTCATGTCAGCACTGGGATTCCCTTTGGCAAGGCAACTTCTTTCATTCCCAGTACCTACAAAAGCAAGATGGTGAAGGTGGCTGGTGTGGTAATATTTGGTTTGCTCTCTAAGAAAAATAACCGTGCTGAGCGTACACGTGGACACTGTCCTTGAGAGTGTAGATACATCACTATTTAATTGGCAGGCAGAGTAAACCTTTCACATGATAGGCTACAAAACAGGAGGCTGGCGTCAGGCTTGTGTTCAAACTGTATTTGACTGATTTGACAATTGATTGAGCCTGTCTGGAGTGACAAATTGGGTTTGGGTTGGCACTTTGCGCTAAGCCAGCTTGATCAAGTGCACAAATTAAGTATTTGAAAAGAAAAACAATTATATTTAATATGGTTAATGGTAAACATGTTAGACAGGCTATATGCAACTCTTGCTGCTTTGTGACTTCTACACTGATTACAGGAGCTCCTAACTAAGGACATCATGGTGATAGTTAAACTGGACAGCTTCTTATGTCTTACGTAACATTTTCATCACAGTGACATGAGAGGTCCTTAACCGTCATTACAGAGACGTCATTAACCGTCGTTATAGAGACGTCATTAACCGTTG
This genomic window from Oncorhynchus nerka isolate Pitt River linkage group LG2, Oner_Uvic_2.0, whole genome shotgun sequence contains:
- the LOC115143357 gene encoding receptor-type tyrosine-protein phosphatase alpha-like isoform X3; protein product: MPTSLLKGSMGVCVLLLLLSVALGVSISAQVPPPTPTGGPDPTAKSKDPPATTLPNVPLTTTIAPPPPPQTTTAPKVAATTMTTTTTVDGVILTAGPSDVTPAPVPPPTPPGPTESPKITTGVNSTPQPPPAPTTISQVGGGENGTSVPETQSTDTATNTDTKPTVEATSATSGATVPGGGEEDTDDTPIIAVMVALSSLLVIVFIIIILYMLRFKKYKQAGSHSNSFRLTNGRSDDTELQSVPLLARSPSTNRKYPPLVVDKLEEEMNRRMADDNKLFREEFNALPVCPIQASCDAASKEENKDKNRYVNILPYDHSRVHLSSLEGVPDSDFINASFINGYQEKNKFIAAQGPKEETVNDFWRMIWEQNTATIVMVTNLKERKECKCAQYWPDQGCWTYGNIRVSVEDMMVLVDYTIRKFCIQQVGDVGGKKPQRLVTQFHFTSWPDFGVPFTPIGMLKFLKKVKTCNPQYAGPIVVHCSAGVGRTGTFIVIDAMLDMMNTERKVDVFGFVTRIRAQRCQMVQTDMQYVFIFQAMLEHYLYGDTELEVTSLESHLAKLYAPSAAGCGGMEAEFKKLTSIKIQNDKMRTGNLPANMKKNRVLQIIPYEFNRVIIPVKRGEENTDYVNASFIDGYRQKDSYMASQGPLQHTIEDFWRMIWEWRSCSIVMLTELEERGQEKCAQYWPSDGVMVCGDISIELKKEEESESYTVRDLLVTNNRENKARTVRQFHFHGWPEVGIPSDGKGMINIIAAVQKQQQQSGNHPITVHCSAGAGRTGTFCALSTVLERVKAEAILDVFQTVKSLRLQRPHMVQTLEQYEFCYKVVQEYIDAFSDYANFK
- the LOC115143357 gene encoding receptor-type tyrosine-protein phosphatase alpha-like isoform X2 produces the protein MPTSLLKGSMGVCVLLLLLSVALGVSISAQVPPPTPTGGPDPTAKSKDPPATTLPNVPLTTTIAPPPPPQTTTAPKVAATTMTTTTTVDGVILTAGPSDVTPAPVPPPTPPGPTESPKITTGVNSTPQPPPAPTTISQVGGGENGTSVPETQSTDTATNTDTKPTVEATSATSGATVPGGGEEDTDDTPIIAVMVALSSLLVIVFIIIILYMLRFKKYKQAGSHSNSFRLTNGRSDDTELQSVPLLARSPSTNRKYPPLVVDKLEEEMNRRMADDNKLFREEFNALPVCPIQASCDAASKEENKDKNRYVNILPYDHSRVHLSSLEGVPDSDFINASFINGYQEKNKFIAAQGPKEETVNDFWRMIWEQNTATIVMVTNLKERKEKSIQRQSLCVSQCKCAQYWPDQGCWTYGNIRVSVEDMMVLVDYTIRKFCIQQVGDVGGKKPQRLVTQFHFTSWPDFGVPFTPIGMLKFLKKVKTCNPQYAGPIVVHCSAGVGRTGTFIVIDAMLDMMNTERKVDVFGFVTRIRAQRCQMVQTDMQYVFIFQAMLEHYLYGDTELEVTSLESHLAKLYAPSAAGCGGMEAEFKLTSIKIQNDKMRTGNLPANMKKNRVLQIIPYEFNRVIIPVKRGEENTDYVNASFIDGYRQKDSYMASQGPLQHTIEDFWRMIWEWRSCSIVMLTELEERGQEKCAQYWPSDGVMVCGDISIELKKEEESESYTVRDLLVTNNRENKARTVRQFHFHGWPEVGIPSDGKGMINIIAAVQKQQQQSGNHPITVHCSAGAGRTGTFCALSTVLERVKAEAILDVFQTVKSLRLQRPHMVQTLEQYEFCYKVVQEYIDAFSDYANFK
- the LOC115143357 gene encoding receptor-type tyrosine-protein phosphatase alpha-like isoform X1 → MPTSLLKGSMGVCVLLLLLSVALGVSISAQVPPPTPTGGPDPTAKSKDPPATTLPNVPLTTTIAPPPPPQTTTAPKVAATTMTTTTTVDGVILTAGPSDVTPAPVPPPTPPGPTESPKITTGVNSTPQPPPAPTTISQVGGGENGTSVPETQSTDTATNTDTKPTVEATSATSGATVPGGGEEDTDDTPIIAVMVALSSLLVIVFIIIILYMLRFKKYKQAGSHSNSFRLTNGRSDDTELQSVPLLARSPSTNRKYPPLVVDKLEEEMNRRMADDNKLFREEFNALPVCPIQASCDAASKEENKDKNRYVNILPYDHSRVHLSSLEGVPDSDFINASFINGYQEKNKFIAAQGPKEETVNDFWRMIWEQNTATIVMVTNLKERKEKSIQRQSLCVSQCKCAQYWPDQGCWTYGNIRVSVEDMMVLVDYTIRKFCIQQVGDVGGKKPQRLVTQFHFTSWPDFGVPFTPIGMLKFLKKVKTCNPQYAGPIVVHCSAGVGRTGTFIVIDAMLDMMNTERKVDVFGFVTRIRAQRCQMVQTDMQYVFIFQAMLEHYLYGDTELEVTSLESHLAKLYAPSAAGCGGMEAEFKKLTSIKIQNDKMRTGNLPANMKKNRVLQIIPYEFNRVIIPVKRGEENTDYVNASFIDGYRQKDSYMASQGPLQHTIEDFWRMIWEWRSCSIVMLTELEERGQEKCAQYWPSDGVMVCGDISIELKKEEESESYTVRDLLVTNNRENKARTVRQFHFHGWPEVGIPSDGKGMINIIAAVQKQQQQSGNHPITVHCSAGAGRTGTFCALSTVLERVKAEAILDVFQTVKSLRLQRPHMVQTLEQYEFCYKVVQEYIDAFSDYANFK